The following proteins are co-located in the Microbulbifer sp. VAAF005 genome:
- a CDS encoding aconitate hydratase, with protein MPMNLAQKLIQSHLVSGSMEPGSPIEIKIDQTLAQDGTGTLIMLELEALGLSQIKTELSAQYVDHNLLQTDFKNADDHIFLQSACRKFGIWFSRPGNGVSHPVQMACFDVPGKTLLGADSHTCAAGSMGMLAIGAGGLQVAMAIAGVPFALKMPKILGVKLEGELPPWISAKNIILEMLRRQSVKGCVNKIVEYYGPGLDKLTAMDRHVIANMGQEMGATTSVFPADEAVRAFLKQQHRENDFVEMTADEGAGYDEEDTIDLSNLEPLIACPSSPDKVVTVREVEGRPIYQSYIGSSANPGLRDFAIPARVVSGRRIADDVSFDINPTSRQLLEELSRSGDLTKLLQAGARLHQTGCGGCIGMGQAPASGGISLRTVPRNFRGRSGTADDQVYLCSPEVATASALRGVITDPRDLDMDYPSFHEPEYLPDIRPLLQPPQEIPVAVELIKGPNIKPLPDFEKLPEVLTGPLLLKAGDNVSTDEILPAGAEILPLRSNIPAISRYTFSRIDESFYDRAVKLNGDCFVVGGENYGQGSSREHAAVSSRFLGVRCIIAKSMARIHRRNLINFGVLPLLFEEFDDYDRLEQGVALEMDNPIAQIKLSSSIKLIIKSSGECINLRSDLAKDEIEVLEAGGMINQVREKYLSSDK; from the coding sequence ATGCCTATGAATCTTGCGCAGAAACTTATCCAAAGCCACCTTGTGAGTGGATCAATGGAGCCTGGCAGCCCAATAGAGATAAAGATCGATCAGACGCTAGCTCAGGATGGGACGGGAACACTTATTATGTTGGAGCTTGAGGCACTTGGTTTGTCTCAAATCAAGACCGAGCTTTCAGCACAATATGTAGACCATAACCTGTTACAGACGGATTTTAAAAACGCCGACGATCATATATTCCTGCAAAGTGCCTGTCGTAAATTTGGAATTTGGTTTTCGCGGCCCGGTAATGGTGTCAGCCATCCAGTACAGATGGCTTGTTTCGATGTGCCCGGTAAGACATTACTTGGCGCCGATAGCCATACTTGTGCAGCGGGTTCTATGGGGATGCTGGCGATTGGTGCCGGTGGCTTACAGGTAGCAATGGCCATCGCTGGGGTCCCCTTTGCACTGAAAATGCCAAAAATACTCGGTGTGAAGCTCGAAGGTGAGCTGCCGCCATGGATTAGCGCTAAGAACATCATTCTGGAAATGTTGCGTCGGCAGTCTGTTAAGGGCTGTGTTAACAAGATTGTTGAATATTACGGCCCCGGCCTGGATAAATTGACAGCGATGGATCGCCATGTGATCGCCAATATGGGACAGGAAATGGGCGCTACCACCAGCGTCTTTCCTGCCGATGAAGCAGTAAGGGCTTTCCTAAAGCAGCAGCATCGTGAAAACGACTTTGTCGAAATGACGGCCGATGAAGGCGCGGGTTATGACGAAGAAGATACTATTGATTTATCAAACCTCGAGCCGTTAATTGCTTGTCCATCAAGCCCAGACAAAGTCGTGACAGTCCGTGAAGTGGAGGGCCGTCCTATCTATCAGAGCTATATTGGATCTTCTGCCAACCCAGGGTTGAGAGACTTTGCGATACCCGCACGCGTGGTTTCAGGTCGCAGAATAGCCGATGACGTTTCCTTTGACATCAACCCAACCTCACGTCAGTTGCTCGAAGAGCTTAGTCGGAGTGGAGATCTGACAAAATTGCTACAAGCGGGAGCTCGCTTGCATCAAACTGGGTGCGGTGGCTGTATCGGCATGGGGCAGGCCCCCGCCAGTGGTGGTATCAGCTTGCGTACGGTCCCACGTAACTTCCGTGGCCGCTCAGGCACCGCAGACGACCAAGTCTATTTATGCAGCCCCGAAGTGGCCACTGCCAGTGCGTTAAGAGGGGTGATCACTGACCCTCGTGACCTGGATATGGACTACCCTAGCTTCCATGAGCCGGAATATCTACCTGATATACGTCCGTTACTGCAGCCGCCTCAAGAAATCCCAGTAGCAGTTGAGTTGATCAAAGGGCCAAATATCAAGCCCCTTCCTGATTTTGAAAAACTACCGGAAGTTTTAACTGGCCCATTATTGCTGAAAGCAGGGGACAATGTTTCCACTGATGAAATATTACCTGCTGGAGCAGAAATCTTACCGCTACGCTCAAATATCCCTGCCATCAGCCGTTATACATTCTCACGAATCGATGAATCGTTTTATGATCGGGCAGTGAAGCTCAATGGAGACTGTTTTGTTGTCGGTGGTGAGAATTATGGACAAGGCTCCAGCCGTGAGCATGCGGCAGTATCTTCACGCTTTCTTGGGGTAAGGTGCATAATTGCAAAAAGTATGGCCCGTATACACCGGCGTAATCTTATTAACTTTGGTGTACTGCCATTGCTATTTGAAGAATTTGATGATTACGATCGGCTTGAGCAGGGTGTAGCTCTTGAAATGGACAATCCAATTGCACAGATAAAGTTAAGCAGTTCAATTAAATTGATAATTAAATCATCTGGAGAGTGTATTAACTTGCGGAGTGATTTGGCTAAGGACGAAATTGAAGTACTTGAAGCCGGAGGTATGATTAACCAGGTTCGAGAAAAATACCTAAGCTCTGATAAGTAG
- a CDS encoding patatin-like phospholipase family protein produces the protein MAIRILSVDGGGIRGVLPGQILVSLEHKLKMKSGNPDAKIGEYFDLIAGTSTGAILGAAYICPNKNGKPKFSAQDAVSLYLKEGEKVFGSGSWPFLEKLKLLKEEKYCSMELDRVLSQFFGKIKLSNLLKPCCFVSYDIKKREQIIFRQHCAIVKNEDFLVKDLLLGSTAVPTYFEPARIFSLPPSNNKYVLIDGGMVASDPALCAYSEAIKFSGVSGMKDMVIVSLGTGRQLSGYKYKEVKDWGILNWARPAIDIAVNGSAQMVHYYMKQISSTVENSNYYRIQPKLYTADSAMDNSTPENLKKLKKAGERNAEYFDKELEEIATILVNNQGSHRYQ, from the coding sequence ATGGCTATCAGAATCCTATCTGTTGATGGCGGGGGAATCCGAGGAGTCTTACCTGGTCAGATATTGGTATCTCTTGAACACAAGCTAAAGATGAAGTCAGGTAATCCAGATGCCAAAATAGGCGAATATTTCGACTTGATAGCGGGAACAAGTACCGGCGCAATATTGGGCGCTGCATATATCTGTCCTAACAAGAATGGAAAACCAAAATTTTCTGCCCAGGATGCTGTCAGCCTCTACCTTAAGGAAGGCGAGAAGGTATTTGGCTCAGGCTCATGGCCTTTTCTAGAAAAGTTAAAGTTATTGAAGGAGGAAAAGTACTGTTCCATGGAGTTGGACAGGGTTTTATCGCAATTCTTTGGGAAAATTAAACTTAGTAATCTATTAAAGCCCTGCTGCTTTGTTTCCTATGATATCAAAAAGCGGGAACAAATCATTTTTAGGCAACATTGTGCCATAGTAAAGAATGAAGACTTTCTGGTTAAAGACCTTCTACTGGGAAGCACCGCAGTACCAACCTATTTTGAGCCAGCACGCATCTTTTCACTCCCCCCATCCAACAATAAATATGTCTTAATTGATGGCGGCATGGTAGCCAGTGATCCTGCTTTATGCGCCTACTCCGAAGCCATAAAATTCAGCGGGGTCTCTGGGATGAAGGATATGGTTATTGTATCTCTGGGTACTGGCAGGCAACTTTCAGGATACAAATACAAGGAGGTTAAAGATTGGGGGATACTCAATTGGGCAAGGCCCGCCATTGATATCGCCGTAAATGGAAGCGCGCAAATGGTTCATTACTATATGAAGCAAATTTCTTCTACCGTAGAGAATTCAAATTACTACCGGATACAACCGAAGCTTTACACTGCTGATTCAGCTATGGACAATTCGACACCAGAAAACCTGAAGAAGTTAAAAAAAGCGGGAGAGAGGAATGCAGAGTATTTTGATAAAGAGCTGGAAGAAATAGCTACTATATTAGTCAACAACCAAGGGAGCCATAGGTATCAGTAA